The Prochlorococcus sp. MIT 1300 genome has a window encoding:
- a CDS encoding GNAT family N-acetyltransferase, translating to MVGSYSLTPDCLAQSYGQRAKECPSPDSQITLVFSQDRPFDLIELEQLLVDVGWSRRPLRRVRKALDNSLLKVGLWRHDPKFPRLVGFARCTGDGVLEATVWDVAVHPLYQGNGLGKELMIYILELLKEMEIKRVTLFADPGVVDFYVGQGWELEPQGNRCCFWYAN from the coding sequence TTGGTCGGCTCTTATTCGTTAACTCCTGATTGCCTTGCTCAGTCTTATGGGCAAAGGGCTAAAGAGTGTCCTTCGCCGGATTCACAAATAACTCTGGTATTTAGTCAAGATCGTCCCTTTGATTTAATTGAGTTAGAACAGTTGCTAGTAGATGTTGGTTGGAGTAGAAGGCCTTTGAGAAGGGTGCGTAAAGCGTTAGATAACAGTTTGCTCAAAGTTGGTTTGTGGAGGCATGATCCTAAATTTCCCAGGCTGGTTGGTTTTGCCAGGTGTACTGGTGATGGTGTATTGGAAGCGACTGTTTGGGATGTCGCTGTGCATCCTCTTTATCAAGGCAACGGGCTAGGCAAAGAATTAATGATTTATATCTTGGAGTTACTCAAAGAGATGGAGATTAAAAGAGTTACATTGTTTGCAGACCCTGGGGTGGTTGACTTTTATGTAGGCCAAGGATGGGAACTGGAGCCCCAAGGCAATCGTTGTTGTTTCTGGTATGCGAACTGA
- a CDS encoding TIGR04283 family arsenosugar biosynthesis glycosyltransferase, translating to MKTYRPGIGCNPSVLSVIIPTLNEAKKLPILLADLKLFPSSLEILVVDAGSTDCTAQIAELGGASLIKMHTPNRGAQLHQGALISTSKWLLFLHADSRLPKEWSKTVLHTISRQANKNIAWFFDFKVSTAGPTMRLMELAVAMRSNLVKRPYGDQGLLISKHLYEQIGGYKNIHLMEDVDIVQRINYSSTLNRLGIPLYTDGRKWEERNVILQAFKNARLRHRWRKGESPKRLLQDYNQ from the coding sequence TTGAAGACTTATCGCCCTGGCATAGGGTGCAACCCAAGTGTTCTTAGCGTAATCATTCCAACCCTGAATGAAGCTAAGAAATTACCAATTTTATTAGCTGATCTAAAACTTTTTCCCAGCAGTCTTGAAATTTTGGTTGTAGATGCTGGAAGTACTGACTGCACAGCACAAATAGCAGAATTAGGAGGAGCAAGTCTTATTAAAATGCACACTCCAAATCGAGGAGCTCAACTACACCAGGGGGCCTTAATTTCAACAAGCAAGTGGTTACTTTTCTTGCATGCTGACAGTCGCCTTCCTAAGGAATGGTCTAAAACCGTCCTTCATACAATTTCAAGGCAAGCTAATAAGAACATTGCTTGGTTCTTTGATTTCAAAGTCAGCACAGCTGGACCAACAATGCGCTTAATGGAATTAGCTGTAGCCATGCGAAGTAATTTGGTTAAACGTCCATATGGAGATCAAGGACTACTCATAAGTAAACACCTCTATGAACAGATAGGCGGCTATAAAAACATACATTTAATGGAAGATGTGGATATAGTCCAAAGAATTAATTATAGTTCCACGCTGAATAGGCTTGGCATTCCTTTATATACAGATGGACGAAAGTGGGAAGAGAGGAATGTTATTTTACAAGCTTTCAAAAACGCAAGGCTACGACATCGTTGGAGGAAAGGAGAAAGTCCAAAAAGACTTTTACAAGATTACAACCAATAA